The following are encoded in a window of Apteryx mantelli isolate bAptMan1 chromosome 17, bAptMan1.hap1, whole genome shotgun sequence genomic DNA:
- the MTRFR gene encoding mitochondrial translation release factor in rescue, translated as MNAPNLFHFTFLLKEASTASWRPWMLRKQQFSLTRLPLFQAAGKKNSSNLLALNEAELKEQFVRGDGPGGQATNKTSNCVVLKHIPTGIVIKCHQTRSVEQNRKIAREILQEKVDLFYKGEDSDVFKEKKAGEKKKQEKKRRARENLERKKHFKEMQQSDGK; from the exons ATGAATGCaccaaatttatttcattttacattcTTACTGAAAGAAGCAAGTACAGCATCTTGGAGGCCATGGATGTTGAGGAAACAACAATTTTCCCTGACCAGACTGCCCTTATTCCaggcagcaggaaaaaagaaCTCTTCCAATCTCCTTGCACTAAATGAGGCAGAATTAAAAGAACAGTTTGTAAGAGGTGATGGCCCAGGAGGTCAAGCCACTAATAAGACAAGCAACTGTGTTGTGTTGAAGCATATTCCAACTGGGATTGTCATTAag TGTCATCAAACAAGATCAGTAGAGCAGAACCGAAAGATAGCCAGAGAAATCCTGCAGGAAAAGGTTGACCTCTTCTATAAAGGTGAAGATAGTGatgtttttaaagagaagaaagcaggagagaagaagaagcaagagaagaaaagaagagcaagggaaaacctagaaaggaaaaagcattttaaagagatgcaacaatcAGATGGCAAATAA
- the CDK2AP1 gene encoding cyclin-dependent kinase 2-associated protein 1 has protein sequence MIYCIVGVNITDGHICRCCYCCKQPKVSGRHGDASLDFRTFLLLPLAMSLGMSYKPNLNAHIPGTPLTPAGSVHSPSTSMATSAQYRQLINDYGPPSLGYTQGMQGTSSSQVPQSKYAELLAIIEELGKEIRPTYAGSKSAMERLKRGIIHARGLVRECLAETERNARS, from the exons ATGATATATTGCATTGTGGGTGTCAATATAACTGACGGCCATATTTGCCGGTGCTGCTACTGCTGTAAACAACCCAAAGTGTCTGGGAgacacggagacgcttcgctggaTTTCAGGACGTTTCTCCTCCTCCCGCTGGCCATGTCGCTGGGAATGTCGTACAAGCCCAACTTGAACGCCCACATCCCCGGGACTCCCCTCACCCCGG CTGGGAGTGTTCATTCCCCCTCCACAAGTATGGCAACATCTGCACAATACAGACAGCTTATAAATGACTATGGACCCCCATCTCTAGGCTATACGCAAGGGATGCAG GGCACCAGCAGCAGTCAAGTACCACAGAGCAAATATGCAGAACTTCTAGCTATCATAGAAGAATTAGGAAAAGAGATTAGACCCACATATGCTGGGAGTAAAAGTGCGATGGAGAGGCTAAAACGAG GCATTATTCATGCTAGAGGACTAGTTCGGGAATGCTTGGCTGAGACTGAACGAAATGCAAGATCCTAG